Part of the Maridesulfovibrio sp. genome, AGTTGAAGCTCAACGGGTAAGTCTGAAAGAGTGGGATGATGAAATTTTTAAGTAATGGATTCTATGCTGCTAACAGAATAATTATATGCTTGTGACTGTATTTTAGTAGCTAAATTTGGCCGGGAATAGTGAATATAGATTTGTGTTCTCCAATGCAGCGTCCAAGAGTTAGGGCTTGGTAATAATTGCAGAAAATTTCAATGGAAAAATCATAAACTTGTCCGTTAGTATTTTCGATTTGTATTATTCCTTCTCCAATAATTTGTTGCCGTCTGTATGAGCAGCAGCTTTCTATCTGCTTGTATATGTTTATTATGTCTGCAGAAAATTCGTCTGCAAAAGATTGTGATTGGATGAAATATTCACAAGGAGCACTTGGATCAATTGGGGATTTAGGATAGTATGGATGTTCTGAAATCATTCCGAACATTTTACTTTCAGTATGTGTACATTCGATAAAACGCCAAAAAGTTGTAGTAATTGAGTTGTTATAAAGGTTGTGTAGGTCTAAAATACTTTTAAATCGTGTGTCATAGTCATTGGCTGCAGACTCAAAGTGTTTTCCCAGAAATAGTAATCTTCCTGCTCCATAATTAGCTTCAGCTTCGATTTGAGCGTGGCAAGCGTTTGAAAGTGTATATTTGTCATCTCCAAGTAGTATGTCTGTGTGCCATGGAATTATTTCATGAGCTATTTCATGGGCTTCGTTCCAGCGGTGTTTTATCTTATGTAAATCGCCATCGATATATATCCTTTTTTGTTCAGGAATATATAGTGCTTTGAGATCAAAGTTACGTATTGCATTCCAAAGCGAGTCAGGGTGTTGAAGAATTTGTTTACCCGCAACCGTTAAGCGGTTGATAACCTCCGAAAGCAAACCATCATCATTGTTTGTGTAGTACTGTTTATCTAAGTTGAGCAAATCTAATACAGTAGATAAATCTAAAGGAGGCTCAGGATTACCAAGCCCCCTTAGAATTTTGTGAACACTTTTATCTATATCTGATATCGTATTTGCGTCCAAGATAATATTTTTCATACAGTGACGTTATTCTTTTTCAGATAATACAGCAACAAAAGTTTCTAATATTTCGATTTCTTCGGAGGATAGTTTTTTTAAAGGTTCAGAACTAGCAGCAAATGCTAAAGCTTTTTCTTCAATTCTTTTTTCTCTTTTTTCTGTTAAACCTGCAAGTTGCAATAGTTTTGTTATATTTAAATTGAAAAAATTGGCTAATGTATAAACTGTCCGTGGTGTTGGAATGCAACATGCGTTTATTTCAATGTTTTTAAGTTCTTTTAAATCTATATTGGCTTTTCTTGCTAGATCTTCATAGGAAAGGTTGTTTTTTTGTCTTAGCTGAAATATTAATTTGCCAAAAGCAACCCTCGCACCATCATATTGCGTAGTGGAGCAAGAATTGTATTCGCAATTTGTATGTCGTAAAGAGAGATCGCTACCAGCATTTATGTTGTAGCCGTACTCTTCTCTAGCCTTCCTAATGCACCATTCTTTTGAAAAATTTAATAGCATAAGTCTCTCCTTAAGCAGCAAAAGCCTTGGCTTCTTTGGGGGTCATTTCAAAATAACGCAACCCTTGATATGAAGGGTCGTTACCTAAGTCCACCATTCTTGCTTTACGGTAAAAGTCTTCTGCTTGGGGTAGCGAGTGTAACCCTATCCGACCTTTATATCCTTCATGCACACTTACCTGAATGGCTGTATTTAGAAAGATAGATCCAATTCCAGAGTATTTTCCAGGAGGCATAAAGCCTTTAATGTTCCAAGGGGCCGTTTCAATATAGTCTACATATATTAACGGTTTACCCTTTTGACTTTCAAGCCTGGCGGAATGAATTGATTTGGTTATGACCATTAGTCCTTCTGTTCTACCTTCACATACAATTGAGTATCCAGAGCATGCAAGAAAACTATTCGCGTGATTAGCTTTTTTGTCCCAGTCCCAGTGAAGTGAACCAGGGATACTTTTATGGAGCTGAGACTCCTGGCTAGCTTTGAGTCCATCCTTTTTGGCTGGTATCCAAAATTTTTTCCAGTCGGCAATTTGTTCTTTGCCGATTGTGCATAGTAGTTCCGCGTCAACAGGTTTGTCGGTAGGAATGTGAAGAAGTGAAATTGGGAAGGTTTGATTGGTCATATGAAAATTAGCTCCGCTTTTTCTTCTTTTTCTTCATCTTCAAAATATATTTTATGGCCTTGCTCTAGCCGTGTGTCCATCAGTTGATAGAAACGCAAGGCCATTCTCAGAACAGCTGTCTTACTCAATTCTTTTTTAGCTGACAGGGCTTCCAGGGCCTGCATCTCTTCAGGGGTCAGATTTAATGTCATTGTTTTTTTGGCTGCCATATCTCCTCCTTATTCTCATTTATAACTCTTTTAGCCAGTTTGTCAATTTATAAGAATCAAAAAAAAAGCTATTGACTAGCTAAAAAATAGCTATTATTTAAATCTTAAAAATGGAAAAAATATTTATAACCTGCGGCAGTCTGCCGCGAAAAATCCCTTTTAGGGAAGGAGTGCACTATGCACGATGAAGATTACAGCTTTGTTATTGATGGTACTGAATTCGCTATCGATGACCCCAAAGTCACTGGCCGCCAGCTTCTTGAGGTTGCTGGGAAGTTCCCTGTTGATGAATTTCTTATCTTTCAGTTTCTGAAGAGCGGACAGCTTGAAGAGCTCCGCTTAGACGAAAAAGTTGATCTGAGTGAAAATGACACTGAAGAGTTCTTTTGTTTCAAAAGCTCAGAATCTTATCGGTTTACAGTCAACGGAAGGCGATTTGAGTGGGGAGATGCATCGATTGCGGCCGGGATGGTTTTAAGGTTGGCAAAAGTTGCCCCTGATGCTGCGAGCCTGTGGCTTGAGGTTCGTGGCTGTGAGCCTGACAGGCTGATTAGCCTTGAAGAGTCCGTTGCCCTTGATCCTACCGGGATTGAACGCCTTTATACTTCCGAGAAAGATCCCGTTGTTGAGTATAAAATTAAAGTTAACGGTAAAGAGTTCTCAGTCACTACGGATCAGCTTACAGGGCGGGAAATTTTAGAGCTCGCAAGTTTGACTCCTGCAGAGAACTATACATTGCGGTTGAAAATTTCTGGTGAAAGGCCGCGGAAAGTAAGACTTGATGAAGAGGTTGATCTTACAAAGCCCGGTGTTGAAAAGTTTAAAGCTCTTCCGCGAGATCAGACAGAGGGATAATCATGGATATGAGAGTAGATTTTGAATTGCTGGAAGTAGATAAACTGTTTTTGAATGAATATGGCCTCCCGTGGGAGGCCATAAACGACGGATCGTCATGGATTTTAATTCATAATTTCCCGACAGGTTCAGGATACAACCATAGCCACGTTATAGCTGCCGTCAGAATGGAAACTGGTTATCCCAATGCACAGTTGGACATGGTGTATTTTTATCCCCCTTTGGCTAGAGTTGATGGTGTTGCAATCAATGCGACACAGGTAACGCAAGAAATTGACGGCAAAGGTTATCAGCGGTGGTCTCGACACAGAACTGGTCAGAATCCTTGGCGGCCCGGTGTTGATAATTTGGAAAGTCATGTGACTCTTGTCGAAGATTGGCTTGAAAGGGAGTTTGAATAAGATGTCTAAGGAATACATTTTAACATTTACCGAAGAGCAGCATCTAGCATTGAAGGCGCATTTTTATGCAGGAGATGGCAAAGAAGGTGTCGCATTTGCTGTTTGTGGCCAATGCAAGGGGGCAAAACGGCATCGCTTGTTAGTGCAGGAAGTCATTATAGTTCCTAATGCTAGCTGCTCCTTTCGGTCTGACTGTGCGGTTACTTGGTCAACTGACCTTATAGAACCTTTATTGGACAAAATTGAAGGTAAAAGACTGTCCGTGGTTAAGATTCATAGTCATCCGAATGGTCTTTCCTCTTTTTCAAAGGTTGATGATCAGAGTGATTCTGCTTTGTTGTCTGTACTAAATGGTTATTTAGAGAATGACGTGCCCCACGGTAGTGCTGTAATGCTGGTTAATGGGCATATGTTTGGTCGTATTTGGGATAAAAAAAATGAATTAATACCCTTAACTTCAATTAACGTTGTGGGTGATGATTTGCACTACTGGTATAGTCATCAGTGTGAGCGTGGTAAATGTGATTTTACTGCTTCGCACGCACAACTTTTTGGCAAGGGGACAACTGAGAGGTTGCGTGAACTCTCAGTTGCTATTGTCGGTTGCTCAGGGACAGGTAGCCCTCTTGCAGAGCAGCTTGCCCGGCTTGGGGTGAAGCGGCTTACTTTAATCGACGATGATATAATTGAAGCTCGCAATGTTAACCGTATTTATAATTCAACAATGGCTGATGTCAGCGCAGGAAAAAAGAAAGTTGAACTTACTAAATGCGCTTTAGACAGAATTGGAATTGAAACTGATATAAACGCTATCCCTTATAATTTGTGGGATCCAAGATCTGTAAAAGCTGTAGCTGAATGCGATATTGTCTTCGGGTGCATGGATTCGGTTGATGGTCGCTACCTTCTTAATTCCATAGCGACTTACTATATGCTTCCATACTTTGATATTGGAATACGTTTGGAGGCCGATCCTACAGGTATTGAACAGGGGGCAATTCGAGAAGTTTGCGGTACTATACATTATTTACAGCCTGGCCGTTCTAGTCTTGTGAGTAGAGGGCTGTTTAGCATGGATGATGTTTCGAGTGCAGGTTTGCGTCGTGTTGACCCTCAGGCATATTCAACTCAGGAAGCTGAAGGTTACATTTCAGGTGTTGTTGAGACAAGTCCTGCTGTGATTAGTGTGAATACATTAGGCGCATCTCTCGCGGTAAATGAATTGTTGAGCCGTCTTCATCCCTACAGGGAAGAGGGCAACTCAGAATATTCACAAGTTATATTTAGTCTGTCGAGTATGGAAATTTTTGGCGAGCCAGAAGATAATTCTTGCCTTATGTTTCGTGATAAAGTTGGTGTTGGCGATATTACCCCTTTGTTAGGCATGCCCGAACTTTCTGTAAGGAGTCGTTAGTGTTTAAGGTAAAGAAGTTGTTTAGAATATTTCTACGATGGTTTTATTCGGTACTGCCAGGTTATTCAACTTTTGTCGTAGAAGAGGAGCTTCCCAAAAAGCTCAAAAAGAGAGCCCTCTACGTTGTTCAAGAAGATGGATATGTTGAGTTTGCTGCAATGCTATGTCCGTGTGGATGCGGTAAAATTTTGTATATGAACCTCCTTACTGACGAGAGACCGTGTTGGCGAGTTAAAATACATAAAAACAATACAGCTAGTTTGCATCCTTCAGTCAATAGACAGAAGGGGTGTTGCTCTCATTTTTGGTTTAAAAAAGGGCGAGTTGTGTGGTGTGATGATGCTGAGTAGTTAAAATGTGTATTTTAAAGACTCTAATGTTGTGTAAAAATAATTGAGGGCCATTTTTTCATATGAAAAAATGGCCCTCTTAGGTTGTTGATCGCCTTAGAGTTCAGTATACAGCTTTGAGACTGAAAAACAAAATTTACGTAATGAGATATGAGGATTTGGCCTGACTCAGGGACTTGAGCTTTCAAGAGACTTCTACCGCCGTTGCGCGGAACCTATGATGCAAAAAGTTCTGGCGGACCTCCTTGATCAGCTGGCTATCGGGCTGGCTGGTGAGGGTTCCGAGTGTTTCGGCTTTGATGACGAACATTCACAGGATCATGACTGGGGTCCGGCATTTTGTGTCTGGGTACCTGATGATAAACTGGATGCTCTGCGCGGTCGGGTGGAGGGGATATTAAATTTTCTGCCCGAGACTTTTGAAGGCGTTCCCAGCCGTATGGTTCCCGGGAAACGCATTGGCCGTTGCGGATTGTTCGGCATCGGAGAATTCTACAGCAAATTTACCCGCTACAAGCGCCCTCCGCAGTCCGTGGAGGAATGGTTTGCCATCCCGGAACATTTTCTGGCCACCTGCACCAACGACGAGGTCTTTCGCGATGATGGCGGCGATTTTTCCGCCTACCGTCAGGCTCTGTTGGATTACTATCCGAAGATGTGCGCTTGAAGAAAATCGCCGCCCGCTGCGGAACCATGGCCCAGAGCGGGCAGTACAACCTGCTACGTACTGCCAAGCGCGGTGATGCGGTTGCGTCCTTGCAGGCTCTGTCCAAGTTTGTGGAAGCTACGCTTTCCCTGCAGTTCTTGCTGAGTAAAAAGTATATGCTTTTTTACAAATGGTCTTTCCGAGCCTGTCAGGGGCTTCCTACTGCCCAGCGCGTGCTGGCCAAGCTGAAGATCCTGATGGATTCATACAACGCCGCTGGTGCTAACGATCCTAAGGTTCTGGAAGCCAATATTGAAGCTGTCTGCGTGGAATGCGTGGCCCAGCTCCGGCAGGCCGGACTTTCCTCTGCCGAAGGTGACTGGCTCATGAGTCATGCGGAATTCATTCAGTCCCGTATCGGTAGCGAGTTCATGCGCAATCTTCCTGTTTTGATCGGTTAAGTTTTACAGGAAATATTGATTATCAAGAAACCCCGCTGTGTTTATGCATGGCGGGGTTTATTTTTTGTGGAGTGAAGCACTAGATATTTTCTCAAATATATCTGCTGCTAAGGTTTGTCGCTCTGTCGGCAACGTTTCACATGTCTCTTTTATAGACTCTCAATGATTCGTATGATAAATCCACCACTGTTTCTTAATATTCTACCAAGCTATCTTTGTTCTTATTCATAATCGATTAATTCTGACGTTGTGCAGAATTATTTTCTGGATACTAGAGAGGGGGCGGAACATGAGACTGGAAGAGAGAATTGTACTTGATGGTGCGGCTGCAGTTGTGGTTGAGCAAGCTGCTCAGGCTATGGCTGATGCGCATATAGTTGATAATACTGCTGACGCAAATGCCACACAGGATTCTCATGCTGAACATGATGCTAAGGACACTGCGAAAGCTGATTCCGGCTCTGCCGAGACTGCAGAAGCACCGGATGTTGCCGCGCTTCTGAAAGCTGTAGCTCCTCAGGGAAATCAGCCTGTCGGTGTTGCTCCTGCCAAAGATAATACAGCTACGGCTGTTCTTAAAGACAACTCTCAGCCTGAAGAAGATCCGGTCACTGTGCTGGTTGCCTCCAGCGGCCTTGCAGATGTTAATGATCTGCTCGGAGCCGCCAAGGAAAATGTGGTTACTGTTACCTATGACGGTGACTCCGCTAATCCTGATGATATTTTCAACAAAATTGAATCCGCTCTCGACGGCAAACAGGCCGCATCCATCGGCTTTGCCTCCCATTCTATTGGCTCCGGTTCCATTCATCTGGGCGGAGATTACTCCGTTGATGCCGATACCCTTCTTTCCAATCTTGAAATGACCGAATTCTGGAAGAATGTCGGCTCGCTTGTTGAATCTGATGGTCATATCGACCTGCTCGGTTGCGGTGTTGCCGGAGGCGAAGTTGGTAAGGATTTCATTGCTAAGCTGGAACAGATCACCGGACGCGAGATTGCCGCAAGTATTGATGATACCGGGAATACTGAAGCAGGTGGCAACTGGCTGCTTGAGGAAGGCGGGGTTGATCTTGCGCAAGTTTATTTTGATAGTGGGAAGTTGGGTGAGTTTGATGGGGTGTTGGCTACTGACTCAATTATAATTAATTTGAATTATGGCGGTACCCCACAAACTTTGTATGACGTTGATGGGGATGGATATTATGAGATTGATACTACTGAAAAATTGGTTGCTTTGTCACAAACAACAAATAAAACAGCAGACTGGTCCCGTAACTATGAACTAACAGGCGATATTCGTTTTAGCTCGGATGTGCTTAGTGTTGATTGGGATGGAGATGGAATGCCGTCTGACATGATAGGTTTTAGGCCGATTGGTTATCACACGGGGAATAAAGCTTCATTTGAGGGAACGGCCTTTAGCGGTAAGTTTAATGGTAATGATCATACAATATACAATTTATATACTAACCGCAAATTATATTATTATACGGGTTTGTTTGGGTATGTTGAAAATGCAAAAATATTTGCGCTAAATGTAACGGGAACGATATACGGAAGGACTTACACAGGTGGTCTAGTAGGAAAAGCAACTAACTCAATAATTGAAAAATGTTCCTTTGGTGGAGCGGTTCAAGGGTCTGGCTATTACGCAGGTGGATTAGTTGGTTTGCTATATAGCTCGTCTACAATAGAAAATTGTTCTTCAAAAGGTAGTGTGACTGGCGGTTATTGGGCTGGAGGATTAGTTGGTGGAGCTTCAGGGATCTCAACAGCATCTATTGTAAGAAGTTCTTCTTCGTCGACAGTTGACTGTGGCATTGGGGCTGGCGGACTTGCTGGTGTAATTTCTGGTTCAAATTTTATTAGTGACAGCTTTTCGAGTGGCAATGTCAATGGTGAAGCTGCAACTGGTGGGCTTGTTGCTGAGACACGAGGATCTAGCTCTGTAAGATTTAGTTATTCAACCAGTAGAGTTGATGGAAAGCAATCTGTTGGTGGGTTGATAGGTCAAATGCATGACTCAAGTTATGTTTCAAATAGCTATTCTTCAGGAATAGTAAATGGAGAAAAAAGTGTTGGCGGTTTAGTTGGAAGGAGCAGTGCAAATAATAAAATTACAAATAACTACGCTCTTAATAGTCAGGTAAATGGGGATACTGATGTCGGTAGAGTTGTAGGGTTGTTGTTAGGGGCTTCACTTTCAAATAATCATGCTAATAGGGCAATGCGTGTGACAGGAGGCTCTGTTAGTGCCAAAAGCTTGAGTGGTATTGATGGCGCAAACATATCAAACTCTCCTTACAATGCTTACAAAGACTGGGATCAAACATTATGGGAATTTCCCTCATCACATAATGATCACCCCACCCTAAGGCCAGACAGGATTGTACTTCCAAATCCTGACACTACTTCTGCTCCCAGCAACACCGAAGCATCAAGCGATAGCCCCAATGACAGCTCTTCTTCTGTAACACATGTTGTCGACACAAGTAATCATTCGTCTTCGAATGGAAAAGATATCACAGTTAAAGAATATGCAAGTAATTTGAATAAGAAATATAAAAATGAGGAAATTGACCGTAATCAGCTAGTAGATGAGTATATTGAAGGTTTGATTAAATATAACGACGACACCGATGATCCTAGTTCAAAGGCATTACGTCCAGACAAAGCCAGTGCTGCATGGGTGCAGCTTCGGGGGGGGGATGCTGATGGTGAGGCCTCTGAAGCTGCAAAGATAATTTTCGATAATCTACATTACGACGACACTGAAAAAAATAAAGATAAAACTTCGCTTACACCTGAAGAAAAAAAGATAGCAGAAGCTAACAATAAAAAAACAAAGAAATTAAATAGAGAAATCAAAATCCTTGAAAAACTTTATTCTGATCGCGGAAAGTCGTTTGACAGTGAGCAGTTTATTGATCTCTTTCTTGATGAAGATATAACCACCAGCGATAGAGTTTGGCGTATAATTAAGAATATAGAAGGGGACTCAACAACTAGCCAAAAAAGGATAAATAAGATTATTTATGGCGACGGAGCGAATTTGTTCGATGAGATTTATTTTGACACGGACAATAGTTTGGTTTTTTTGAAACAAAAAGATGTAAAGAAGATATTCAATTCTTATAATAAGAAAAGTAAACTGAAAGAACTGATACTGAACAGTGATGTGAATCCAGCTGATGCGCAAAAGGAAATTATAAACTTGAAAGATGACAAATCTTCTAGTGATTATATCAGGGTCCATGGGGATATTTATAACTATAGCACGAACAAGGTAGCATACCTTGATGGAGATAGTGTTGTTTATAAGGATATTGCTGAATTAAAAAATAATTTCAATGAAGATTTATACATAAAGCAAAATTCTGAAATGACTAAGGATGCATTGGAGGGTATATATGGTAAGGCTAGTGAGGATGTTACTGCATTTAGAAGTTTTATAAAAAAAGATGGTTCGTATAAGCAAGTATATTCGGCTAGCGACTCTCTTCAATGTGTAGCATTGATTAAGTCTGTAGTTTATTCTGTTACAGATAAAGCACCAAGTGGAAGTTTAGGTAATGGAAGATATGTCTATAGTGAGGTCGGAGATAAATCACATGGCTTGTTTGGAGATGGACAAGATGCAAGTTCGGCAGTCGAACCTCCTAAAGAAGGTGCTGTAATATCATTTCACCGCAGTAATTCTAAAAGAGTAGACACTGTAGGGCATGTAGGAATAGTGCGATCACAAACAGAACTGACAGATCATCCAGGGGTGTATAAGCTAGAAATTTTTGATCAAAACGACAACCCTAATAATGTCGTGTTTATTAAATTAGAAACTAAAGAGATATTAAATGACAATGGTGAAAAAGTAACTGTAGATGACGGTTTTATCACCGTTGCAGACCCAGAAACCCAAAAAAAATCATCTCTTGAGCTTTCTGGTTGGGCAGACCCAAAGGATTTAAGTGAATAACATGCGTCTCTTTTTGATAAATATACTACTAGTGTTCCTACTCCTCACAGCCTGCGGCCCCAAAACCGGCACAGAAATGAGGAACGAGAATCTGGCTAAGGACCTCTCCTTCACCCAACAAGCTGAGATGACCCTTTCGGGTCAGCACACAAATGCCACTGCGGATAAAGCAGGTGAAGCCATTATGGGCAGGGCTATTTCTCTAAGAGAAGCCATTGATTATGCCCTGAAGCATAACCTTGATGCGGCGGTATCCGAACATCAGGTTGCTGTGCAGCGCGAAGTGCTGACCGGATCGTACTGGCGCATGCTTCCTTCCCTAATGGGTAATGCGGAATTTTCCACGCAGGATTGGTATACTCCCAGTTCTTCCAAGAGTTGGGAAAGCGGACAGCAATCTCTGGAACCTTCCATTTCGCACGATCTGGAGACTTCTACCCAGTCTGTGGAATTGTCATGGAACCTGCTTAATCTGGCGGTTGATTTCCAGCGCACATTTCAGTCCAAAGCACAGCTTGGCATGAGCAAGCAACTGCTTAAGCGTGTGAAACAGAACCTGATTGTAAGTGTTATTCAGGCTTACATGCGCTGCGCCATTGCCAAGGATGCCAAAGACCGGGCTGATGACCTGATTGCCCGTGCTTTGAAGCGGCAGGAAATTATTATCAAACAGATGAAAGCCGGGAGCCAGAAAAAGAAAGATGCTTTGAATGGCCAGATTTCAATCATCAAACTTCGTGATAGCGTTCGCCGCTATGAATATGATTACCGTCAGGCCAAGAAGGAACTTGCACAACTGCTGGGTCTTGCACCTGCTGCGCAATTTACGATTGAAGGTATCAACCTTGCCGATGTTCCCAATGAAATGGCTATGAACCTTCCGGCATGGGAAAAGGAAGCACTGACATCGCGCCCTGAAATGTTTGAGATGGACCTTAGGGAAGACGAGGCCGTACGTGAGGCGGATATAGCTCTTACCCAGATGTTCCCGACCCTGACTCCTTTTGCCCGCTACAGCCGCGATGACAACTCATATATGTCACGCCACCAGTGGTGCAATGTTGGACTGCGCGTATCATGGGATCTATTTACCATTCCGCGTCTTTCTTCCGAACAGCAGACGGGTATGAAACGGGCTGCGGTGGTGCGTAAACAGCGGCAGGCACAGGCTCTGGCTGTTCTTGTACAGTTGAACTTGGCTGCCATTGAATATAGTGACGCCTACGAATCCCTTGGCATAGCTACCGAGCTTGAACAGAGCCAGAAAGAACTTCAGGATGTGATTGATCGGGAAGTTAAAGCTGGTACTGGCGAGAGTGAAAGTATTTTGTTGCAGACCAACCAGCAGTATCTTGAAGCTCGTGTAAAAAGGCTGCGCGCATATTCAGATCTGATCATTGCCAAGGCAAAAATTTACAATTCAATGGGCCGTAGCTTCGACCAGCAGGACTTGACCGCCACCGGCGGAATCGTCCTCAAACATGCTGAAGCCGAGGATGATATGTCCTACGCCCTGAAATAGATTAAAACAAACAATGCAGCCGGGTTATCCTTCTGGGATTTCCCGGCTATTATTTTGTAATTGAGCGATATGATAAAATTGATTCCAGCCCTAATCCTGATTGCATTGCAACTGGCATTTGTGCCTGCTGTATTTGCCGGAAATTCGTCACTACCTTCCTTCCCAGATTTCTCGGAACAGGACGCAAAGATAGACGCTGAATCCCACAAATCCCCGCAGAGTACATATAGCGTAGTCTTCTATCCGCGTAAGGAAGTAATCCTTTCCGCAGAGGTTGAATCTACAGTCAGTCATATTGCAAAGGAGTTTGGGCAGTCTTTTAAAAAGGGGCAGGTGTTGATTAAGCTCGACCCGCAGATATTCATCTGGAGGCAGGACAAAGCCAAGGCCATGCATGCCGAGGCCGCAGCAACTTTCAAGGTTACTGAAGAACTGTATCAGGATAAATCGCGATCCATCATCGATTTGGAAAAAGCACGGGCAGAATTGAGCATTGCCAAGGCCAATATGCGGATTGCAGGCAAGGAAGTCAGCTTCTGTACCATTACGGCCCCTTATTCTGGACGGGTTGAAAAACTGCTGGTTGATGAACGGGAATGGGTGGAGGCGGGCACTCCGCTGATCAAGATTGTCAGCGACTCAGTGCTGCTGGC contains:
- a CDS encoding efflux RND transporter periplasmic adaptor subunit translates to MIKLIPALILIALQLAFVPAVFAGNSSLPSFPDFSEQDAKIDAESHKSPQSTYSVVFYPRKEVILSAEVESTVSHIAKEFGQSFKKGQVLIKLDPQIFIWRQDKAKAMHAEAAATFKVTEELYQDKSRSIIDLEKARAELSIAKANMRIAGKEVSFCTITAPYSGRVEKLLVDEREWVEAGTPLIKIVSDSVLLARTLVPWNVLKSFPIGKQVTIELTNGETVTGKVSHVGAVMDSASQTFEVKIEVPNSKRKLKCGMTGHIPMPVDEVATR